The Bacteroidota bacterium genome includes the window GTGTCATGAAACATGGAACGGGGAAACCTACGAATACACTGATGATGCAGTGGACGAATGTTTCAGGAAGTATGAAACCACCGACGAGTCATACGCCGATCATTCCCTTTTTCTTCGCTCGCGTGAGCGGTATGCTTTTCTTTTCAACCTGCGCATAACAGATTATCGCTCTTGGGCGAATGGACTCAAAGCAGCCGGCTACGCCACGAATCCTAAATATGCTGACATGCTGATAGCGATGATCGAGAAATACGGATTGAACCGGTTTGATTATGAATATTCGATTCAGGAAGACACGGAAAAGAAAAGTGAAATCGTGTTGAATGTACAATACACGCAGGTAGAAAAGCAGGTAGAAAGTATTATTCCTGAAATAATAGTCGCTGAAGAAACAGAAAATTGTGCCGACGAAAATTCATTCTCAGCAACTTTCCCGGAAAGTATTTTTCCTGAAAATAAACAGGAAACGGGAGATGAGTGTGACCTGGCAGAACCTCAGCGTTGAGCCGCGCACATCAGCAGAAAATTTCCAACTAATTTTTTTCCGTTCTCTCCCGAAACTTCCGGGTGAAACTGAACACCCCACAAAGGAAGAAAAGGATGACGCATTCCTTCGTTGATGTAAGATGATGATGAAGCGAGATGAATGAATGAAGAAGGCAACGTTATCCCTTCGGTGTGATCTTCGGTCATTTCTGTTTCAGGAAAAAGATTTTCGAAGAGCGGATCTTTTTTCAAAACACTTATTTTATTCGGGGAACGAATTTCTTTATCACGGAAAATTTTTGCGCCGTGTAAAAT containing:
- a CDS encoding gamma-glutamyl-gamma-aminobutyrate hydrolase family protein (Members of this family of hydrolases with an active site Cys residue belong to MEROPS family C26.); translated protein: MSPITLINFGSRKTPLIADMVSACGGECAMVKWDEVSESELKKSSGIIFSGSPAMFTEVDHAPYIEKFSFLKEGKIPVLGICFGHQLMGILHGAKIFRDKEIRSPNKISVLKKDPLFENLFPETEMTEDHTEGITLPSSFIHLASSSSYINEGMRHPFLPLWGVQFHPEVSGENGKKLVGNFLLMCAAQR
- a CDS encoding glucosaminidase domain-containing protein, with the protein product MKNNFIPASITLAQGMVETACGCSELARNANNHFGIKCHETWNGETYEYTDDAVDECFRKYETTDESYADHSLFLRSRERYAFLFNLRITDYRSWANGLKAAGYATNPKYADMLIAMIEKYGLNRFDYEYSIQEDTEKKSEIVLNVQYTQVEKQVESIIPEIIVAEETENCADENSFSATFPESIFPENKQETGDECDLAEPQR